A portion of the Suricata suricatta isolate VVHF042 chromosome 11, meerkat_22Aug2017_6uvM2_HiC, whole genome shotgun sequence genome contains these proteins:
- the LOC115271864 gene encoding olfactory receptor 56A1: MESLSNYSTTPVSEFLLICFPNYQTWQHWLSLPLSLLFLLAMGANAMLLITIWLEVSLHEPMYYLLSLLSLLDIVLCMTVIPKVLAIFWFDLRSISFSACFLQMFIMNCFLPMESCTFMVMAYDRYVAICHPLRYPSIITDQFVTKASVFIITRNALLTAPIPILSAQLHYCGKNVIENCICANLSVSRLSCDTFTLNRIYQFVAGWTLLGSDFILIFFSYTFILRAVLRFKAEGAAVKALSTCGSHFILILFFSTILLVVVLTNVARKRVPMDILILLNVLHHLIPPALNPIVYGVRTKEIKQGIKKLLGTGM, encoded by the coding sequence ATGGAGTCACTCAGCAACTACTCTACCACTCCCGTTTCTGAATTCCTCCTCATCTGCTTCCCTAACTACCAGACTTGGCAGCACtggctgtctctgcccctcagcctcctcttcctcctggccaTGGGGGCCAACGCCATGCTACTCATCACCATCTGGCTGGAGGTCTCTCTTCACGAGCCCATGTACTACCTGCTCAGCCTGCTCTCCCTGCTGGACATCGTGCTCTGCATGACTGTCATCCCCAAGGTCCTGGCCATCTTCTGGTTTGACCTCAGGTCCATCAGCTTTTCTGCCTGCTTCCTCCAGATGTTCATCATGAACTGCTTCCTCCCCATGGAGTCCTGCACATTCATGGTCATGGCTTAtgatcgctatgtggccatctgccaccCACTACGATACCCTTCCATAATCACTGACCAATTTGTGACTAAGGCTAGTGTCTTCATCATCACACGAAATGCCCTACTCACTGCACCTATTCCTATTCTCTCTGCCCAGCTCCATTACTGTGGGAAAAATGTCATTGAGAACTGCATCTGTGCCAACTTGTCTGTGTCCAGGCTCTCCTGTGACACTTTCACCCTTAACAGAATCTACCAATTTGTGGCTGGTTGGACTTTACTAGGCTCCGATTTCATCCTCATCTTCTTCTCCTACACCTTCATCTTAAGGGCTGTGCTTAGGTTCAAGGCTGAGGGGGCTGCTGTCAAAGCCCTGAGCACATGTGgctctcatttcatcctcatccTGTTCTTCAGCACGATTCTGCTGGTGGTGGTGTTGACAAATGTGGCCAGAAAGAGGGTCCCCATGGACATCCTCATCCTGCTCAATGTCCTTCATCACCTCATACCCCCTGCCTTGAATCCTATTGTATATGGGGTTCGGaccaaagagataaaacaagGAATTAAGAAATTGTTGGGGACAGGGATGTGA